One genomic segment of Myripristis murdjan chromosome 20, fMyrMur1.1, whole genome shotgun sequence includes these proteins:
- the LOC115378849 gene encoding crystallin J1A-like: protein MALSAADRAIGAIIGAAVADAAAQPMHWIYKPDKLKEVLSDLEPSPEFRPQSANPFYRRTTGEQTCYGDQAFVLLQSLSQCGDVNVEDLTNRIYKFFGPGTVYDLPLNDPYRKPGGPKAVLPIDGPWRNGSLKAFIRNVDAGKAETGCAVDCQMDGVTKLAPVVAMFAGRAEMLEKVENVIRVTQNNDMCVAVTLAAARFLEHFILNGPDPNALDAVLAQLNDPKRQNPQELDKAVVAHIHQVKDNLARTSQQLIPAVFTNTUALPGAFQGALHGVLTLSRLDEAVRDTMRCGGCTASRASFIGACFGAQTGLQGIPESWRKRTLRYPVLLELAQNMVTSQQN from the exons ATGGCTCTGAGTGCAGCCGACAGAGCCATCGGGGCCATTATTGGGGCCGCAGTGGCAGACGCCGCAG CCCAGCCCATGCACTGGATCTACAAACCAGACAAGCTGAAAGAAGTTCTCTCTGATCTGGAGCCCTCTCCGGAGTTTCGGCCTCAGTCAGCGAATCCTTTCTACCGCAGGACGACGGGGGAGCAGACCTGCTACGGAGACCAGGCATTTGTCTTGTTGCAGTCACTGAGTCAGTGCGGAG ATGTCAATGTGGAGGACTTGACCAACCGCATCTACAAGTTCTTTGGCCCAGGAACTGTGTACGATCTCCCTCTCAATGATCCTTACCGAAAGCCAGGAG GTCCCAAAGCTGTGCTCCCCATTGACGGCCCATGGAGGAATGGCAGCCTGAAAGCTTTCATAAGAAATGTGGATGCCGGCAAAGCAGAAACTG gcTGTGCTGTGGACTGTCAGATGGATGGCGTCACTAAGCTGGCTCCAGTCGTGGCCATGTTTGCTGGACGAGCTGAGATGCTTGAGAAAGTGGAGAACGTCATACGGGTCACCCAGAATAACGACATGTGTGTCGCTGTGACACTGGCTGCAGCAAG GTTTTTGGAGCATTTCATTCTGAATGGTCCTGATCCCAATGCTTTGGATGCAGTGCTGGCCCAGCTGAACGACCCAAAGAGGCAGAACCCCCAGGAGCTGGATAAGGCTGTTGTTG CTCATATCCACCAGGTGAAGGATAACCTGGCCAGGACTTCCCAGCAGCTCATACCTGCTGTGTTCACCAACACATGAG CTTTGCCCGGTGCGTTCCAGGGAGCGCTTCATGGTGTCCTGACGCTGAGCCGCTTGGACGAGGCGGTCAGGGACACCATGCGCTGTGGGGGATGCACCGCCAGCCGAGCCTCCTTCATAGGAGCCTGTTTTGGAGCACAG ACCGGTCTGCAAGGAATTCCAGAGTCTTGGAGGAAGAGGACACTCAGATATCCTGTGCTGCTGGAGCTAGCCCAAAACATGGTCACAAGTCAGCAGAACTAG
- the sh3glb1a gene encoding endophilin-B1a, whose product MDFNVKRLAADAGTFLSRAVQFTEEKLGQAEKTELDAHLENLLARAECTKQWTERIMKQTEVLLQPNPNVRLEEFLYEKLEKKVPTRMNNHELLGQSMIDSGNEFGPGTAYGNALIKCGETEKQIGGAEREFIQSSAINFLTPFRNFLEGDFKTILKERKLLQVKRLDLDAAKTRLKKARMADARAVAEQELRMTQSEFDRQAEITRLLLEGVSSTHAHHLRCLNDFVEAQTTYYAQCYQYMVDLQKQLGSFPSSFSNNNQSSVSGGASISVPTIPVSASLPSPSAGRGGSTASGGFSELRSSSGSRKARVLYDYDAAGSSELSLLADEVITVSCVPGMDSDWLMGERGNQKGKVPITYLELLN is encoded by the exons atggaTTTCAATGTCAAACGGTTAGCGGCAGATGCTGGTACTTTTCTAAGCCGTGCAGTCCAA TTCACAGAGGAGAAACTTGGCCAGGCTGAGAAGACAGAGTTGGACGCCCATTTGGAGAACCTTTTGGCCAGAGCCGAGTGCACCAAGCAATGGACAGAAAGGATTATGAAGCAGACAGAGGTTTTACTACAGCCAAACCCGA ATGTCCGGCTAGAAGAATTTCTGTATgagaaactggagaaaaaaGTCCCCACGCGAATGAATAACCATGAGCTGCTTGGCCAATCCATGATCGACTCTGGCAATGAGTTTGGTCCCGGAACTGCCTATG GAAACGCCCTGATAAAAtgcggagagacagagaagcagaTTGGCGGGGCCGAGCGGGAGTTCATCCAGAGTTCGGCCATCAACTTCCTCACACCGTTCAGGAACTTCCTGGAAGGGGACTTCAAAACCATCTTG aaaGAACGGAAGCTGCTGCAGGTCAAGCGCTTGGATCTGGATGCAGCCAAAACCAGGCTAAAGAAAGCCAGGATGGCTGACGCTAGAGCTGtg GCAGAGCAGGAACTAAGGATGACCCAGAGTGAGTTTGACCGGCAGGCAGAGATCACCCGACTGCTCTTGGAGGGCGTCAGCAGCACTCAT GCACACCACCTACGCTGCTTGAATGACTTTGTTGAGGCCCAGACTACATACTACGCACAGTGTTACCAGTACATGGTGGATCTCCAAAAGCAGCTGGGCAG TTTCCCCTCTTCATTCTCAAACAACAACCAGTCCTCAGTGTCAGGCGGGGCCAGCATCTCAGTGCCCACCATCCCTGTGTCGGCCTCTCTGCCCAGCCCGTCTGCAGGCCGCGGAGGCTCCACAGCGTCGGGCGGCTTCAGTGAGCTGAGGAGTTCCAGTGGCAGCCGCAAGGCCCGAGTCCTGTATGACTACGATGCCGCTGGCAGCAGCGAGCTCTCCCTGCTGGCTGATGAG GTGATCACGGTCAGCTGTGTCCCAGGCATGGATTCAGACTGGCTGATGGGTGAGCGCGGCAACCAGAAGGGCAAAGTGCCAATCACCTACCTGGAGCTGCTTAACTGA